The sequence CTTGTATAGAAAAACCCTTGTGGGGAGTTCTCTCCAAGAGATAGTTTAAATGCCACAGTAGGGGGGCAATATCCCTAGCGGAGTTTTCTAAATGGATAATATAAATAGGGATATTTTCACTCAACGGTCACACTTTTAGCTAAATTGCGGGGTTTATCTACATCCAACCCTTTTAGTTGCGCCATTTCTAGGGCAAAGAGCTGCAAAAGCACGAGCATGTAAAAAAACTCGTTCATGTAGTGGGGATAGGGTGGAGTTCTTAAGTAAAAGGTGGCAGGGGCGACCTCTAGGGGGCTTAGGGCGAAAATCAAAGAATCGCGGGCACTGAGCTCCTCCACATTGCTTAAATTCTTAGCAAAGAGTAGGTTTTGTGGGAGTAAAGTCGTGCTTAAAAGAGTGCTATCGGCTAGGGCGATGGGCCCGTGTTTCATCTCGGCACTGGCGTAGCCTTGTGCGTGCACATAGGCGATCTCTTTGAGTTTGAGCGCGCCCTCAAGCACAAGCGGGTAAAACACCCCCCGCCCCATGAAAAAATACCCTTTTAAATCCCTTTTGGCTATTTGGATGCTCAAGTCCTTAATTTGGGTGTGTGCCTTTAATGCCTCTTGCATGGTGTCTAAACTTGTGCTTAAGGCTTGTAGGTGGGCTTGCTCCTCTTGAGGCTCTAAAGTCCCTCCTAAATTGGCAAGTTGCAAGGCTAAAAGCCACAGCACCAAAACTTGGCTGGCAAAGGCCTTCGTGGAGGCCACAGAGCGTTCTAGCCCCGCATGCGTTAAAAGCATGGCATCCACCAAAGCACCCATGCTCGAGCTTTGGGTATTGCAAATGCCAAGTGTCTTTAAGCCTAGAGTCTTGGCAAGTTTTAACGCCTCTAGGGTGTCTGCGCTCTCTCCGCTTTGCGAGATGGCGATGAAGAGCTCGCCCTTTAGCGTGGCGGGCTGGGCGTAGCGGTATTCGCTGGCTAGCTCCACCTGCACCTTAAGCCCGGCTAAACTTTCGATCAAGTATTTACCCACGAGTCCAGCGTGGTAACTTGTCCCGCACGCACAAATGCTAAGACAGCTCACCCCCTCTAAAAAGCCCTCGGGCAACTCTAGGCTAACGCCCTTGGGGCTTAAGCGCCCAAGCAGGGTTAAAACCCTGCCCTGCTCGTAAATCTCTTTCTCCATATAGGTTTTAAAGCCCTCTTTATCGCCCTGCTGGCTATCTGTTGGGACGCTATCTAGCTTGCCCAGCTTTTCTAGGTTTAAGGGTCTATCCGCCTCAAGCACACCCACCACCCCATCGGCTAAACGCACCATGTGGCTAGCTTTGCCCACTAGGGCACTGGGCGCACTGGCTAAATAAATCCCGTTTTCACCTGTGGCGATGAGTAGGGGCGAGCCTTGTTTGGCGTAAAAATGCAGGTGGGCAACTTGTCGCAAATGAGTAAGATCGCATATGCCCCCTCCAACTGGGTGATAGTGCTTTTAAAGGCTTGTAGGGCGGTTTTAACGCTGATATGCGTTTCTTGACTCAATGCCTCTTCAAATAAATGGGCGATCACTTCGCTATCTGTCTGGCTAGAAAAAACATGCCCCTTTTCTTGTAGCTGGGCTTTTAATGGGGCGAAGTTTTCAATGATGCCATTGTGCACGATGGCGCAGGATTTGTAGGCGTGCGGGTGGGCGTTGGCTTCTGTGGGCTTGCCATGGGTTGCCCAACGGGTGTGCGCAATGCCCACGCCTAGCCCGTTGGATTTGAAGTTGTGGGTGCGCTCTTGCAGGGCTTGCACCTTGCCGCTCACTTTAAATAAGTGCAAATGGGGTTTGTCAGCCTCAAGCACCGCTAGCCCTGCGCTGTCATAACCCCGATATTCTAGTTCCTCCAAGCCGTGGATCAACAGCTCTTTTTTCTCAGCAAGCCCTAAATAGCCCACAATTCCGCACATAAAATTCCTTTAAAAAACCAACATTTCTCGTTTATATTTGTTGAGGGCGTTGATGGCCTCTTTGAGTTCCTCCACTCTTTCGCCAATTTGCGTGTAAAACGCCATGTCCAAAGTGGGCGGGATGTCCAAACTCCCCCGCTTCATTAAAATAAAATCGCTCAAACTCAAATGGGCGATCCTTAGTAAAAGCTCTACCTCTTCCTTGGCGTTTTCAATGTCCTTGATGATGAGTTCTAATTTTTCAAACACTTTAGCTCCCTAAACCTAGACTAAGTAAGGTGTGTAGGTGCAAAACCCCCAAGACTTGATTTTTACTATCACACACCACTAAGAGC is a genomic window of Helicobacter sp. NHP19-012 containing:
- a CDS encoding DUF2443 family protein; this encodes MFEKLELIIKDIENAKEEVELLLRIAHLSLSDFILMKRGSLDIPPTLDMAFYTQIGERVEELKEAINALNKYKREMLVF